Below is a genomic region from Gillisia sp. Hel_I_86.
TGACTTGGGCAGGGAGGTGCTAAAACGTTCCATGATGATCTTTGAAACCGCGGGCACCTCAATCCTCGTCGCGATGATCGTGGCGGCCGCTATTGCTCTACCTTTTGAAAATAAACATGAAAACCAACAAAAATGATAGAATTGACCATAGTATTAGTAACCGGGGCAGTACTTTTTGGTATAGGTTTGTACGGAGCGTTAAGCCAGACCAACCTGGTGATGATCATGATGGGCATAGAGCTAATACTGGGTGCCGCAATGCTGAACCTAGTGGCTTTCTGGCGCTACCTGCACCCCGAAACCTATTCCCTCCAGATGTTTGTGCTGGTAGGGATGACTGTCATGGCCCTGGAAGCCGCGGTGGGCTTTGCAATAGGAACCCAGCGCTTCCGCACCAAAGGCTCGGTCGAAATGGAAGAAGCGAGCGATATGAAAGGGTGACTTCGAGAGCCTCAGTCACCTTAAGTGGGAAATTTTGAATATTGAATTTTGAATCTGAAACCTTGAACCTTATACTCATAATCTTGTTCCCATTTCTCGCTGCCCTTGCCGGTTACTTTTTCCGGAAAGGGAACGCATGGCCGCACCTTTTGGGGGCGGGTGGGTCTTTGTTCTCGGCTTTGCTGTTGTGGATAAAGCTTGGGAAAAATGGAACCGCACGGTTGGAAGTGATGCGGTATGGAGAATTCAGCAGCTTTCTTTTTGCCGATTTCACTTCGGCTCTACTGGTCACAGTGGTGGGGGTCGTAAGCTTCTTTATTTTTATTTATGCCAAAGGCTATATGCGGCACGATACCGGAAAAACCTGGTTCTGGCCGGCCATATCGCTGTTCCTGATGGCCATGCAGCTGTTGGTGCTGGCCGGGGACTGGTTTTTGTTTATCACCGGTTGGGAAATTATGGGGCTGGCATCCTTTCTGCTTATCGGCACCTGGCACCATAAAAAAGAAGCGCGGCAAGGTGCCACCAAAGCCTTTTTACTCACCCGTTTCAGCGATATCGGGCTATATGCGGGGGCATTTCTGGTAATAATCACATTTGGGGATTTAGCTATTCCAGCAAGTGGGGAAATGAAGGTCCCACTGGCGGCTTCGCTCTGGCTCCTGCTCGCGGTAATGGGCAAATCGGCACAGGTGCCTTTTCAGGACTGGCTTTCCGGGGCCATGGCCGGCCCTACCCCGGTATCGGCTTTGCTGCACTCGGCCACGATGGTGGGCGCGGGTGCCCTGCTGCTTATCAGGATTTTTCCGGTCTTGCCAGAGCAAGGGCTGGATGTCATTGCCATAATTGGCGTCCTTACCATAGTTTTAACCGGGATTACCGCCATCAGTTCCCGCGACATCAAGCAAATGCTGGCGGCTTCCACTTCCAGCCAGTTCGGGTTTATCCTGCTGGCGGTGGGCACAGGTTTTCCCGGGGCGGCACTGGCCCATTGGCTGGCCCATGCCTTTATGAAGAGTTCGCTTTTCCTGGGTGCCGGGATTTTCCAGCACGCCCGGGGGGATACCTTATATGAAAAATTAAAAGGTTCAGGAAAACACCTAAAGATCACCTTTTTTGGCTTTGCCATTGCGGGGTTTGCCCTGGCCGGCATCCCACCGCTTATTGGGTATTACTCCAAAGATGCGCTCCTCGCGGCTTATTTTAAAGACGGTAACGGATTTTATATGACCGCAGCTTTGATCGGGGTGTTGTTTACGGCAACGTATGTGGCCAAAGCCCTCAACCGCTTATGGAATGGGAAAACCCAAAAACCTGAAATCAAAGGCTTGTCCCTACTGCGTAGCGGACTGCTGGGACTGGTCTTTATCGTGCTGTTGGGTGGCTTCTTTTTGGAAAAATTGGTACTTTCTGGAGATTATATCTTCCCAAAAGACAGCCTGAGCAAGTACCTGGGACTGGGATTGACGTTTTTGGGCCTGCTCATGGGATGGGTGTACAGGGAAAAGTGGCTTTCGGAAAGGGTCAAAAAAAGCATTGGCGAAAATTACCCCGTTTTCGGCGGTTATCAGAAATTAATCGTGCAACCGGTACTTTGGTTGGCTGATGTATTGAGCGATTTCGACCGGAAAATTTCAGTTTTTGTTCAAAACATAGGTCGTGCGGGACTTTTCTTCAGCAGAAAAAATGATATCCTAGATAAATGGGTAAACCGGGCGACCTGGGCTATTGGCATTTCCTGGCTGATTTTCAGCAAAATCAATAAAATTTTTGATGACAAGATATTAAAAGGGGTTGAGAACATAGGCTACTGGACTCTAAAAACCGGTGCCAGGGGCAAAAAATGGCAATCCGGGATGGTGCACAAGGAGCTGGCCATAAGCGTTGTGGCCCTGCTGATCCTGATCTTTATATTAACCGCAAGCATTTTCACATTATGATGACAAACTTCCCTTTACTGAGTATCACGCTATTTTTGCCGCTGCTTGGCGCGATTTTGCTGATGGCTTTTAAAACCGGCCGGAAAGGCACCAACATTATCGCTGTGGGAACGGCCTTTCTTACTTTGCTAGGAACACTGGGTATGGCCTGGCGCGGGCTGGGGACCGGGTTTTCCCAGGTAGAGGAAGTGGCCTGGATCCCGCAACTGGATGTGGCTTACCGCGTGGGAATAGATGGAATAAGTTTTACGCTGGTACTGCTTACGGGCATCTTATTTTTGAGCAGCATTGTTTTTTCAACAAAGATCAAGCAGAAACCCCGCGCATATATGGCACTGTTCCTCATGCTGGAAACCGCATGCCTGGGGGTATTTATGTCGCTGGATCTGTTGCTGTTCTATGTGTTTTTTGAAATTACGCTGGTGGGGATGTATTTTATTATCGTCGGCTGGGGCCACGAAAACGCCAAAAAAGCCGGGGTCATGTTTTTCATTTATACGCTGGTAGGTAGTTTGCTGCTGCTATTGGCCTTTCTGGCGCTTTACCTCAATGCCGATCCGCGAACTTTTGATATGCGTGCGCTTATCGAAAATCCGCCGGTTACCGGCGGGATAGCGGTCTTTACCTTTTGGGCCTTGTTCCTGGCCTTTGCGATCAAAACCCCGCTTTTTCCATTCCATTCCTGGTTGCCTTTGGCGCACACCGAAGCCCCGGCCGCCGGTAGTGCCATACTAGCCGGGATTTTATTGAAGTTGGGCGCTTATGGATTTATCCGTTTTATGCTGCAAATGACGCCGGAAATGTTCCGCGAATTTGCCTGGGTGGTGATGGCCGTGGCGGTTTTCTCGGTGGTGTACGGGGCGCTGGTAGCCATGGCGCAAACCGATCTCAAGCGGATGGTGGCCTATACCAGTATCAACCATATGGGCTACCTCGTATTTGGGGTGGCAGTAGCAGCTGTGGGCAGCGAAAGCGCGGGCATAAGGGGACTGGACGGGGCCACTTTGCAAATGTTTAGCCACGGCATCGTGACCGGCTTGTTGTTCCTGCTCATTGGAGCGATCCAAGACCGGGTGACCACCCGCGAGATACCAGTGCTAAAAGGGTTGTTAAAAAGCTATCCCTTGCTGAGCGGCTTTTTTGTGGTGGCAGCCTTTGCTTCGTTGGGCCTGCCGGGGCTGGCGCATTTCCCGGCAGAATTCCAGATTTTCCTGGGCGGCTTTGAAGATTATCCCTGGGCGGTGGTGATCATGCTGCTGGGGCTGGTGATTATTTCCGCTACGTACGTTAGGTCCATTCAACGCAGTTTTATGGGCGCGGCAGACCGCAATATCCTGAAAATGGTAAAAGATCTAAATGCCCGGGAACTCCTGGCTTTTGTGCCGCTTTTGATCTTAATTATTTTAACGGGAGTTTATCCCGACTGGATTTTAAAATATATTCATGAGACGGTAAAACTCCTAATGTAGGAGCCCAATAATGAAATGTAATTAATCAGTATGTTGATTCTGCCGATTATTGCAAGGATTGTTTCACGCAAAGCACGCAGAATATTATTTAAAACAATATTGATCAGCATGTTAGGCTCAATAAAAAATTAAAACGTTAAACTGATTACTTTCAATGGAACAGGATTTACTCAATATATTGCCCCAGCTTATCGTTTTGGCGACCAGTATGCTGGCACTATGTTTTGAAATGCTGCGCAGGGCCACCGGCAGCTTATGGGTGCTTGTAATAGGGCTGGCCGCCGCGGCAGGCGTGGCCATTTCTAAGCTGGGGACGGTAACCACGGCTTTTTCCGAAACTTTTCGGGTGGATTTTCTGAGTCTGTGGGCCGCGATTATCCTGGGCGGGGCGGGAATACTTTCCGCTTTGTTGATGCGGCAGGAGCTGCGCAAGACCGGCCGGGAGGGTACACTTTCCAGCCTGGTGGGCTTTTCCACGCTGGGTTCTATGATCCTGGCCGGGGCGGGCGATATGATGTTCCTCGTTCTCGGAGTGCTCATCAGCGGACTTACCGGCTTTGGGCTGGCGGCCTACCCAAAAACCGATAAGGCCACGGAAGGAGGTATTAAATATTTCATTTATGGCTCGGTGACCGGTGCGGTAATGCTGTTTATGCTTACCTTTTGGGCGGGAACTTCGGGCAGCACCTTACTTTCCGCACTGGGGCAGCCCGGGCTGGAACCGGTGCTGGTACTGCTTGGGTTTGCTGGGGTGCTTGCGGGATTGGGCTATTCGGCTTCCCTGTTTCCCTTTCATTTCTGGACCCCCGATGTTTTTGAAGGCGCGCCGGTCTCGGTGGCGGCTTTTGTTTCGGTGACCCCAAAAATCGGGGCCTTTTTCGCTTTGGCACAGGTGATGCGTTCCCTGCATCCTGAAGGGCTGGACTACAACCTGATCCTGGCCCTGCTTGCGGCTTTTTCCATGACCTTTGGCAATGTGGTGGCGCTTTGGCAGAAAAACGTGTTACGGCTGATGGCTTATTCTACCATTGCCCAGGCAGGTTATTTCCTGCTCGGGGTTATTGCCATAAACGGAAGCGAGCTGGCCGTTTCTTCCCTGGTGGTTTTTAGCGTGGCCTATGCGGCGATGAACATTGGGGCTTTTGCCATTATCCAGCAGGTAGGGCCACAAATCCTGAATTTTGAAGGCCTGGCCCGTAAAAAACCTTTTATGGCCGTGGCCATGGTTGTGTTTTTGTTGTCGCTGGTAGGCCTTCCGCCGCTAGCGGGATTTGCGGGGAAATTTTTGCTCTTTGGAGCGGCTATAGATGTGGGCTATTCATGGCTGGCCATCATAGCTATTCTTAATAGCGTAATCTCCCTGGCGGTGTACCTGCGCATCATTAATCCGATGTTTTTTAAAAAGCAGCCGGTTTTTTCCTCAGAACCTTCCACCCTGCTCCGGTGGGTATTTTTAAGTAGTTTTGCGGTTACGGTTTTGGTAGGGATTGCGGTTCGGTATTTTCTTTAGATGGGAAGTGGTTTATAGATTTCTGCAAATTGCCAAAGTTATTGTCCTGCCAACATAAAAGGATATATTCATTCATCTTTGATGTTAATCCTGTTGATGTTGGCTACCCCAAAAACCATTACAAAAAAGTACAGCAGCACCTCCATTACCACAAGCAATTTTGCGATATGGGAAAGGGCTACGATATCGCCATAACCCACGGTGGAAAAAGTTATCAAACTGAAATAAAAAAATTCAAAAAACAGGATATACAAAGGAGAAGCGCCCAGAGCATTGCTTTTAAAATGTTGATGATCCAGAAGGTAAAGCGCAAGGTAATCTGTAGTGAACGATAAAATAATCAAGCTGATCAACAGGCCAAATAAAAAAAGCACATGGATGAGATAGTGGCTTTGTCCCAGGATTTTATTCAGTTGGCTAAAGGTAAGGCGTACGATAAATGAGCATTTCATCAAAGCCAAGGTGGCAATGACGTATAGCACCCAGGGCAACCCGATCATTTGTTCACTCAAAGAAAGATATCCTGCCAAAACGGCTAATACCAAGGCAACGGCAGGGAGTGAACTGAATAACAATTTTTTGTAAAATCCCTTGACCTTGAAAAAGTCTTGCATAGTAGCCAAAATGTTTGGTTATAAAAATCTGAAATTCTAATTGGAATGCCCTTCTTCTTCCTCTTTTAAATATTTTCCCTGGTCCCACACCTTCAATAAAAACGAGTTATGAGCCCGTGATACGCAGTCTGGGAGACTGAATAAGCCACTAACAAAAGGATCATTCCCACACCAATTTCAAAGATACGTTTTCCTTTTTTAACGAACAGGCTGATTATTTTCTGGACCCCTACATTACCGTCGGCCCACAAGGCCCAGGTGGCAGAGGTTTCACGTGCTTCCATGATTTGCTATGCCACAGTGGCGAGGCCTTCGGTGGCGGGATGAAAAACATTGACTGCAATGTATCCACCAGCCACCAAAAATAGGATTACCCAATTCAGGGTTTTGTTCAGTATAAATACATGAATGAGCTGAAAAATAGCACCAAAGATCAATAATACCACCGGAAAATGCACTGCCAATGGGTGCAAGTTAGGAAAGTCTTTAAATTCTGCAGAGACATGAGTAGGTTGTTCATTCTCTTCTGAAGTATTACAGACGTAGCAACGTTACCGTCAGCCATAAAAGTGTCAATCCGATTAAATGGTGATGCATCATACAAATTGGTCATAAATAGAACCATTATGAGGAGCAGAAGCAATTAGGAAATAATCGAATTTTTAATAATGGGGGTATTGGGTTTAGGTGTTTTTTAAATTTTTAACGCTGAAAGCTTTAGAATGCGTGAAACATCAATTTCCTTAACGGTTATGTTTCTTTAAGCCAATCTAATTATCACCCCAGACTATTTACTATATCTACCAGCCAGCGGGGATAGACCCCTATCCAAATCATCAATACCGTTAAAATGATCAATGCCAGGCTGCCCGCAAGAAGCGAGGAAGCCTTCGAAAACCTGGCTGTTGGAACCGTGTTTATTTCTTGTTTCATCATCACAACAATTATCTGTAAGTAATAATATAAGCCTATAACACTTCCTATAACCAAGGTAAAGGCAAGCAACCACTTCGCTGTTCCCACTCCTGCCGTTAAGACAAAGAATTTCCCTATAAAACCCGCAGTAATCGGGATACCTGCCAAGGAAAGCAAACTCACCGTGAATGCAGCAGCCAAAAAAGGCCTTTTCCAGAACAGGCCCCTGTAATCTTCAATATCGGTGGCTTCTTCCTGGGATTGGGATAAGAGGCTTATAATACCAAATGCCGCCAGAATTGTGATCACATATACCGTAAGGTAAAAGGTAGCCGCCGGGGGTCCCATTTCTTTTCCAGCTATAAGGGCCACCAATAAATAACCAAAATGGGCAATAGAGGAATAGGCCAGAATACGCTTTACATTATTTTGCATCAGGGCCAGTAAATTCCCTATCAACATAGAGAGGATGGAAATGACCGTAAAGGCCCATAAGATTTTTTCAAACCGGTAAAGGTCGGCCAGTATAAAAAAACGGAGCAATAAGGCAACTATAGAGCCCTTGGACACCGTTGCGATAAACGCACTTATGGGGGAAGAAGCGCCTTCATATACATCGGGCGTCCACATGTGGAAGGGGACAGCGGCCAGTTTGAAGCCTATACCCACTATCATAAGGGCAATACCGGCAATTAGCATCAGGTTGGAGGTGGCACTTAGGGCCGGGCTTATGCTTGCCAGGGAATGGAAGGCCATGGTGCCTGAAATAGCATAGACCAACGCCATGCCCAATAATAAAAAAGAGGAAGACATCGCTGCGAGCATCAAATATTTCAAGCCCGCCTCAATAGCTTTTGTGCGTTCCCTGTAATAGGCTATCAGCGCATATAACGAAACGCTGAGTATTTCCAGGCTCACAAAAAATGAAATAAAATGGGTGCTGAATACCATCATCGCCGAACCCAAGGTGGCCAGCATCAGCAACAGGTAGTACTCCTCCATTCTTTTTTCCGGAAAGAAATCCCGCAAACTGAGGTAGCTGAAAATTGCCACAACAAGGGTAGCCAGCAAGATCAGGGCAAGGTAATAATATCCAAAACGATCAATGAGGAACAGTTCCCCAATCACATGGGGTGTTTCCGGACTGGTAAAGAATACCGTGATAAGGGAAGCCGTTAATATTAGCAGGGTGGCGGCAAACGTCGTTAAATGATCTCGCTTTACTGCTACTAAAAGTAGAATAAAGAGAATCCCCCCGGCCAATATCACCACAGGTAACAAACTCATAATATCTTGTGCTGACATATTTTAATCGGATTTTATAAGGTTGATTTTTTGATCCTGCCCCTTCTTTTTTAAAGCCATGGAGCTTGCAGTATGGTAAATATTGTCCCTCCCGGAGTGCCCAGCTTCCCCTTGTCCGGTATCTAAAGTATTTACTTTTTGAATAATCTTTTGCACCGGGATTTGGGATACATTAAAAACCGAAGCCGGGAACAAACCCAACCAGATAATTACAGCGGTAAGGGAAAGCATGATGATCATCTCACGAATGCCGAGATCGGCAATTACCCAATTCTTATTTTCCTTTCCATAAAATACTTTCTGCATGATCCGTAGGGAATAAATGGTGGCAGTCACCAAGCCCACTGTTGCCAGGATGGTAAGTACTTTATGGTTTGCCAGGTAGGATCCTATTAAGATTAGGATTTCAGCGACAAAATTTCCAAGCCCCGGTAGGCCTAATGACGCCATAACAAATAGTAGTCCCATAGTACCCATTTTGGGAACTTTGCGCCATAGCCCCCCCATTTGTCTTATATCACGGGTATGGATCCGGTCGTACAAAGCCCCGGCGATAATAAACAGTGCCCCGGTACTTATGGCATGGGCTATTATTTGCATGATCACCCCCTGCATGGCCATTTCATTAAAGGCATATACGCCCAATAAAATAAAGCCCATATGGCTTACACTTATATAGGCCACCAGGCGTTTAAGATCGGTTTGGGCGAATGCGAGTTTGGCGCCATATAGGATACTAAGCACCCCCAAAGTTATGGCCACAGGTGCCAACTGGAGGGAAGCCTGGGGGAACAAGGGCAACACAAACCTTATAAGGCCATAGGCCCCGGTTTTCAGCAATAATCCAGCAAGGATCACACTACCCGCCGTGGGTGCCTGGGTATGTGCATCGGGCAACCAGCTATGGAGGGGAACGGTAGATAATTTTACTATAAAGGCCACCACAAAACCCAGCATTAAGAGAAAAGCTGTACCTGAAGCCATATCGGTGCCCAGCAATTGTTCGTAATCAAAGGTAAAAACCCCTGTATTTTGCCAGTGGATAAAATATAGCCCAAGAATGGAAAGGAACATAAGCAGTCCGCTGGCCTGTGTAAACAGAAAAAACTTTTTTGCCGCGTAAACCCTGTTTTCATGCCCCCATATACTGATGAGGAAATACATGGGAACCAGCATAAGTTCCCAGGAGAAATAAAACAAAAACAGGTCTAGGGAAAGAAAGACCCCTGTAATACCAGCCAAAA
It encodes:
- the nuoK gene encoding NADH-quinone oxidoreductase subunit NuoK, with the translated sequence MIELTIVLVTGAVLFGIGLYGALSQTNLVMIMMGIELILGAAMLNLVAFWRYLHPETYSLQMFVLVGMTVMALEAAVGFAIGTQRFRTKGSVEMEEASDMKG
- the nuoM gene encoding NADH-quinone oxidoreductase subunit M, whose protein sequence is MILAWLIILLIGTGLLAWLAGRWNSILPRIISLAGTLIYLGIVLWLWLGHDPGTDNQEWITSYTRSWIPAFGIQFKLAMDGLSLLMLVLTSFLAVISVLVSWKEINKRVGFFHFNLLLVLAGITGVFLSLDLFLFYFSWELMLVPMYFLISIWGHENRVYAAKKFFLFTQASGLLMFLSILGLYFIHWQNTGVFTFDYEQLLGTDMASGTAFLLMLGFVVAFIVKLSTVPLHSWLPDAHTQAPTAGSVILAGLLLKTGAYGLIRFVLPLFPQASLQLAPVAITLGVLSILYGAKLAFAQTDLKRLVAYISVSHMGFILLGVYAFNEMAMQGVIMQIIAHAISTGALFIIAGALYDRIHTRDIRQMGGLWRKVPKMGTMGLLFVMASLGLPGLGNFVAEILILIGSYLANHKVLTILATVGLVTATIYSLRIMQKVFYGKENKNWVIADLGIREMIIMLSLTAVIIWLGLFPASVFNVSQIPVQKIIQKVNTLDTGQGEAGHSGRDNIYHTASSMALKKKGQDQKINLIKSD
- a CDS encoding NuoM family protein codes for the protein MMTNFPLLSITLFLPLLGAILLMAFKTGRKGTNIIAVGTAFLTLLGTLGMAWRGLGTGFSQVEEVAWIPQLDVAYRVGIDGISFTLVLLTGILFLSSIVFSTKIKQKPRAYMALFLMLETACLGVFMSLDLLLFYVFFEITLVGMYFIIVGWGHENAKKAGVMFFIYTLVGSLLLLLAFLALYLNADPRTFDMRALIENPPVTGGIAVFTFWALFLAFAIKTPLFPFHSWLPLAHTEAPAAGSAILAGILLKLGAYGFIRFMLQMTPEMFREFAWVVMAVAVFSVVYGALVAMAQTDLKRMVAYTSINHMGYLVFGVAVAAVGSESAGIRGLDGATLQMFSHGIVTGLLFLLIGAIQDRVTTREIPVLKGLLKSYPLLSGFFVVAAFASLGLPGLAHFPAEFQIFLGGFEDYPWAVVIMLLGLVIISATYVRSIQRSFMGAADRNILKMVKDLNARELLAFVPLLILIILTGVYPDWILKYIHETVKLLM
- a CDS encoding potassium channel family protein, encoding MQDFFKVKGFYKKLLFSSLPAVALVLAVLAGYLSLSEQMIGLPWVLYVIATLALMKCSFIVRLTFSQLNKILGQSHYLIHVLFLFGLLISLIILSFTTDYLALYLLDHQHFKSNALGASPLYILFFEFFYFSLITFSTVGYGDIVALSHIAKLLVVMEVLLYFFVMVFGVANINRINIKDE
- a CDS encoding NADH-quinone oxidoreductase subunit N gives rise to the protein MEQDLLNILPQLIVLATSMLALCFEMLRRATGSLWVLVIGLAAAAGVAISKLGTVTTAFSETFRVDFLSLWAAIILGGAGILSALLMRQELRKTGREGTLSSLVGFSTLGSMILAGAGDMMFLVLGVLISGLTGFGLAAYPKTDKATEGGIKYFIYGSVTGAVMLFMLTFWAGTSGSTLLSALGQPGLEPVLVLLGFAGVLAGLGYSASLFPFHFWTPDVFEGAPVSVAAFVSVTPKIGAFFALAQVMRSLHPEGLDYNLILALLAAFSMTFGNVVALWQKNVLRLMAYSTIAQAGYFLLGVIAINGSELAVSSLVVFSVAYAAMNIGAFAIIQQVGPQILNFEGLARKKPFMAVAMVVFLLSLVGLPPLAGFAGKFLLFGAAIDVGYSWLAIIAILNSVISLAVYLRIINPMFFKKQPVFSSEPSTLLRWVFLSSFAVTVLVGIAVRYFL
- a CDS encoding NADH-quinone oxidoreductase subunit N, which gives rise to MSAQDIMSLLPVVILAGGILFILLLVAVKRDHLTTFAATLLILTASLITVFFTSPETPHVIGELFLIDRFGYYYLALILLATLVVAIFSYLSLRDFFPEKRMEEYYLLLMLATLGSAMMVFSTHFISFFVSLEILSVSLYALIAYYRERTKAIEAGLKYLMLAAMSSSFLLLGMALVYAISGTMAFHSLASISPALSATSNLMLIAGIALMIVGIGFKLAAVPFHMWTPDVYEGASSPISAFIATVSKGSIVALLLRFFILADLYRFEKILWAFTVISILSMLIGNLLALMQNNVKRILAYSSIAHFGYLLVALIAGKEMGPPAATFYLTVYVITILAAFGIISLLSQSQEEATDIEDYRGLFWKRPFLAAAFTVSLLSLAGIPITAGFIGKFFVLTAGVGTAKWLLAFTLVIGSVIGLYYYLQIIVVMMKQEINTVPTARFSKASSLLAGSLALIILTVLMIWIGVYPRWLVDIVNSLG
- a CDS encoding NADH-quinone oxidoreductase subunit L; translated protein: MNFESETLNLILIILFPFLAALAGYFFRKGNAWPHLLGAGGSLFSALLLWIKLGKNGTARLEVMRYGEFSSFLFADFTSALLVTVVGVVSFFIFIYAKGYMRHDTGKTWFWPAISLFLMAMQLLVLAGDWFLFITGWEIMGLASFLLIGTWHHKKEARQGATKAFLLTRFSDIGLYAGAFLVIITFGDLAIPASGEMKVPLAASLWLLLAVMGKSAQVPFQDWLSGAMAGPTPVSALLHSATMVGAGALLLIRIFPVLPEQGLDVIAIIGVLTIVLTGITAISSRDIKQMLAASTSSQFGFILLAVGTGFPGAALAHWLAHAFMKSSLFLGAGIFQHARGDTLYEKLKGSGKHLKITFFGFAIAGFALAGIPPLIGYYSKDALLAAYFKDGNGFYMTAALIGVLFTATYVAKALNRLWNGKTQKPEIKGLSLLRSGLLGLVFIVLLGGFFLEKLVLSGDYIFPKDSLSKYLGLGLTFLGLLMGWVYREKWLSERVKKSIGENYPVFGGYQKLIVQPVLWLADVLSDFDRKISVFVQNIGRAGLFFSRKNDILDKWVNRATWAIGISWLIFSKINKIFDDKILKGVENIGYWTLKTGARGKKWQSGMVHKELAISVVALLILIFILTASIFTL